The following are encoded together in the Ranitomeya imitator isolate aRanImi1 chromosome 4, aRanImi1.pri, whole genome shotgun sequence genome:
- the LOC138674845 gene encoding olfactory receptor 10C1-like: MGAHVDIVEETHIRLSNNITSIILLGFPNLQNFKVPFFSLLVLIYCATISGNFLIIVLFLQSKTLQSPMYFFIAQLSLCDILLTTDIVPTLLRTVLYGGSSVTLFGCILQLSFFILSETSECCLLSVMSYDRYLAICYPLRYNAIMNHMFCVLSVSIIWLITFVIALIYVIPMCYLYYCGPRIIDHFFCDLEPILQLSCSDISIIHIQILILGVLVGNCFFIVIVISYVCIVITILKIPSNTGRHKAFSTCSSHLTVVSMLYGTLSIVYMFPTKGQTLSLSKVLSLIYTVLTPLFNPIIYSMRNKDFKEALHRLKCV, translated from the exons ATGGGCGCTCACGTGGACATCGTAGAAGAAACTCAT ATCAGACTTTCAAATAATATTACATCGATTATTCTTTTAGGATTTCCAAATCTTCAAAATTTCAAAGTCCCGTTCTTCTCACTCTTGGTCCTCATTTACTGTGCAACTATTTCGGGGAATTTTTTAATCATCGTTCTATTTCTCCAGAGTAAAACCCTCCAGTCCCCCATGTACTTCTTCATTGCTCAGCTCTCCTTGTGTGACATCCTGCTGACCACAGACATTGTGCCCACCCTTCTTCGTACTGTCCTGTATGGGGGAAGCTCGGTGACTCTCTTCGGATGCATCCTCCAGCTTTCTTTCTTTATTCTGTCAGAAACCTCAGAATGTTGCCTACTGTCGGTGATGTCTTATGACCGATATCTGGCCATTTGTTACCCCCTTAGGTATAACGCCATCATGAATCACATGTTTTGTGTGTTGTCAGTCAGTATAATTTGGTTGATTACTTTCGTTATAGCTTTAATTTATGTAATCCCTATGTGTTATCTGTATTACTGTGGACCACGTATTATTGACCATTTCTTCTGTGACTTAGAACCTATATTACAGCTCTCTTGCTCTGATATATCCATAATTCATATACAGATTCTTATTCTTGGTGTTTTAGTTGGAAATTGCTTTTTTATAGTAATTGTGATATCCTATGTGTGTATTGTCATCACTATCCTGAAGATCCCATCCAACACCGGTAGACataaagccttctccacctgcagCTCCCACCTCACTGTGGTTTCCATGCTTTATGGGACACTATCCATTGTTTATATGTTTCCAACAAAAGGACAAACCCTCTCCCTGAGCAAGGTCTTATCTTTGATTTATACTGTGTTGACGCCACTATTTAATCCTATTATATACAGCATGAGGAACAAGGACTTTAAAGAAGCTCTTCATAGACTAAAATGTGTCTAA